A single genomic interval of Candidatus Nomurabacteria bacterium harbors:
- a CDS encoding helix-turn-helix transcriptional regulator produces MKKKNLAKNIKTLRIEKGWTQEELAEKSGVTYTTIIKLEQGVVDNPTLKTLESLAMVFSVTLDDLTQ; encoded by the coding sequence ATGAAAAAGAAAAATCTAGCTAAAAATATAAAAACTCTCAGAATTGAAAAAGGATGGACTCAAGAAGAACTTGCTGAAAAATCAGGAGTTACATATACGACAATAATTAAACTTGAGCAAGGTGTAGTAGATAATCCGACATTGAAAACACTTGAATCATTAGCAATGGTATTTAGTGTTACCTTAGATGATTTAACCCAATAG
- a CDS encoding recombinase family protein: MEKLNISYNRKSTEDKGRQAQSIEDQRKINKQTAKQLGFTINQEFIDEKTALEPYVREGFLEMTKLITEGKISNLFCWKLDRLARNPIEAGIVTHLLQTRKISSIITPNKTFYPEDNAILTAVEFGMANQYSRDLRGNVIRGLKSKREKGWMPNYAPNGYLNERYNEKGINRILEDPKRFKPIQKLWKLALTGNHSIADLADIINNEYKVKTKGGREFSKSTLHRMFNNPFYYGYFKNKDTYLKGKHKPMVTKKEFDELQIIFNAHNGRPQDSKAENKYNGLIKCGECGYTVIPEPLKYKKIKSTRETKSYKYWHCSHKSQQIDCKQKSINENELENQMNEFLSSLEIDEAYIEWGMKFVEHHFDEDIKERKNLQRKYKKLLTETTDELDSLVKLMISKNNKDHSLLTEQEFEKQKLDLSYKRDEITEQLKDLNKRQDHIINEVRTNLEFCTNLINRFNNGSIDDKRAILLNLGRTVDLRDKILSIKPEIPFKSMQKVKKFTTTYPKWVELNPSLDNNQNEALATVSRLWRRGRDSNPR; the protein is encoded by the coding sequence ATGGAAAAACTAAATATTTCATACAATCGTAAATCGACAGAAGATAAAGGCAGACAAGCACAATCAATTGAAGATCAAAGAAAGATCAATAAGCAAACTGCAAAACAATTAGGATTTACAATAAATCAAGAATTTATTGACGAAAAAACAGCACTTGAACCGTATGTTAGAGAAGGCTTTCTTGAAATGACTAAACTAATAACCGAGGGAAAAATTTCGAATCTCTTTTGTTGGAAACTGGATAGACTTGCTAGAAATCCAATTGAAGCAGGAATTGTTACTCATCTTCTCCAAACTCGCAAAATATCCTCAATCATTACACCAAACAAAACCTTTTATCCAGAAGATAATGCAATCCTTACAGCAGTAGAATTTGGAATGGCGAATCAATACAGTCGAGATCTCAGAGGGAATGTAATCAGGGGATTGAAAAGCAAAAGGGAAAAGGGCTGGATGCCTAACTATGCCCCTAATGGCTATCTAAACGAACGATACAACGAGAAAGGAATCAATAGGATACTTGAAGATCCAAAACGCTTTAAACCGATTCAGAAGCTTTGGAAATTAGCTCTTACAGGTAACCATAGCATTGCTGATCTAGCAGATATAATTAACAACGAGTACAAGGTAAAAACAAAAGGCGGAAGGGAGTTTTCAAAATCTACACTCCATCGAATGTTCAACAATCCTTTTTACTACGGATATTTCAAGAATAAGGATACCTATCTCAAAGGTAAGCATAAACCTATGGTTACAAAGAAAGAATTTGACGAATTGCAGATCATTTTCAATGCTCACAATGGTAGACCACAGGATTCAAAGGCAGAAAATAAATACAACGGACTGATTAAATGTGGTGAGTGTGGCTATACAGTAATCCCAGAGCCACTCAAATACAAGAAAATTAAATCTACAAGAGAAACAAAGAGTTACAAATATTGGCACTGCTCACATAAGTCTCAACAGATAGATTGCAAACAAAAATCTATAAATGAAAATGAGTTAGAAAACCAAATGAATGAATTTCTATCTAGTCTTGAAATAGACGAAGCCTACATTGAATGGGGAATGAAATTTGTAGAACACCATTTCGACGAAGATATTAAAGAGCGAAAGAATTTACAACGAAAGTATAAAAAGCTACTCACTGAAACCACTGACGAGCTTGATTCACTCGTTAAATTAATGATTAGTAAGAATAACAAAGATCATTCACTACTCACAGAACAGGAATTTGAAAAGCAAAAGTTAGATCTATCCTACAAAAGAGATGAAATAACCGAACAACTAAAAGACCTCAATAAAAGACAAGACCACATAATCAACGAAGTTAGAACCAACCTTGAGTTCTGTACAAACTTAATAAACAGGTTTAATAATGGATCAATTGACGATAAAAGAGCAATACTTCTCAATTTGGGTCGAACCGTAGATCTAAGAGACAAAATCCTCAGTATAAAGCCTGAAATCCCATTTAAGTCTATGCAAAAAGTGAAAAAGTTTACAACCACCTATCCGAAGTGGGTCGAACTAAATCCGAGCTTAGATAACAACCAAAATGAAGCATTAGCGACTGTGAGTCGATTATGGCGGAGAGGGCGGGATTCGAACCCGCGGTAG
- a CDS encoding helix-turn-helix transcriptional regulator gives MKNDELNKKVGINLKKARKEAGLTQVDLAKRMNMSPMMISRYEVGLNSIPYKRIEKIATILGKPVTYFFDEKFKSKKYKLTESISIQSPKDMLAFSLGKNANKQEAIKEAKQLMKNWYKENNMKETTKKSFTDWWEGK, from the coding sequence ATGAAAAATGATGAATTAAACAAAAAAGTAGGAATCAATTTAAAGAAAGCTCGGAAAGAAGCTGGACTCACACAAGTTGATTTAGCTAAGCGAATGAATATGTCACCAATGATGATTAGTCGCTACGAAGTAGGACTCAATTCTATTCCATACAAACGAATTGAAAAAATAGCAACAATACTGGGTAAGCCTGTTACATACTTCTTTGATGAAAAGTTTAAGTCAAAAAAATACAAACTGACTGAATCAATATCCATTCAATCCCCCAAAGACATGCTCGCATTCTCACTTGGTAAAAACGCAAATAAACAAGAAGCTATTAAAGAAGCAAAACAACTAATGAAAAACTGGTACAAAGAAAACAATATGAAAGAAACTACTAAAAAATCATTCACAGACTGGTGGGAAGGTAAATAA
- a CDS encoding bifunctional (p)ppGpp synthetase/guanosine-3',5'-bis(diphosphate) 3'-pyrophosphohydrolase — protein MPLLNSAYHTKQIRTKLLEYIERYMGTEYDQQLIMADAIAFSNLHPLQRSSYGTSYDHSVRVTNCIVYEFKVATPNNFVIALLHDIIEDGNVNIVDLEQLFGMEISNSIQILTRKPSALSGIESDLERIKENLELLDHSEDIRLVKCADRLDNLRDMLQIPPDTKLYPKIPKWVAETKLSILPLAEITNSIALKKIEKEVESVEKFFSQEVKDQIIRLKEAMRADGMRVSNRYTS, from the coding sequence ATGCCACTATTAAACAGTGCATATCATACAAAGCAGATCCGTACCAAACTCCTTGAGTATATTGAGCGATATATGGGTACAGAATACGATCAGCAGCTAATCATGGCCGATGCAATAGCTTTCTCGAATCTCCATCCATTGCAAAGAAGCTCATACGGGACATCCTATGATCATTCTGTAAGGGTGACGAACTGTATCGTATACGAATTTAAAGTAGCTACACCAAACAATTTTGTTATAGCTCTTTTACACGATATCATAGAAGACGGAAATGTGAACATTGTTGATCTGGAGCAATTATTTGGGATGGAGATATCAAACAGCATACAGATATTGACCAGAAAACCAAGTGCTCTATCAGGGATAGAAAGCGACCTAGAGAGGATCAAAGAGAATCTTGAGCTATTAGATCATAGTGAAGATATCAGGTTGGTGAAGTGTGCCGACAGGTTAGACAATCTAAGAGATATGTTACAAATACCACCTGACACCAAGCTATACCCTAAGATCCCCAAATGGGTAGCCGAAACGAAATTATCTATCTTGCCGTTAGCAGAGATCACAAATTCGATCGCGTTAAAAAAGATCGAGAAGGAGGTCGAAAGTGTCGAAAAGTTTTTCTCTCAAGAGGTTAAGGATCAGATTATCCGACTAAAAGAAGCCATGAGAGCAGATGGCATGAGAGTGAGTAACAGGTACACCAGTTAG
- a CDS encoding RNA polymerase sigma factor has protein sequence MDRQNQKLFEQNYVKFREHIYWYIYKKTGKKELAEDLTADTFIKLFEHPEVMRDRDENGIKAWLFTVSRNKLYDSYRKKSVSKGKVDVEDEIFEIIASDDVDYIGELISEENSKQLIQSFSVLSVEEKEILELRYKEEMKFSEIGEIVGKKEGAVKMLLYRAMEKLKEELEGKI, from the coding sequence ATGGATCGGCAGAACCAGAAGCTCTTTGAACAGAACTACGTGAAGTTTCGTGAGCATATTTACTGGTATATATATAAGAAGACTGGTAAGAAAGAGCTTGCAGAAGATCTTACAGCAGACACGTTCATTAAATTGTTTGAACATCCTGAAGTAATGAGAGACCGAGATGAAAATGGTATTAAAGCTTGGTTGTTCACAGTGTCTAGGAATAAACTGTATGATTCATATCGAAAGAAAAGTGTTAGCAAGGGGAAGGTAGATGTTGAGGATGAGATCTTTGAGATCATTGCAAGTGATGACGTAGATTATATTGGGGAATTGATCAGTGAGGAGAATTCAAAACAATTGATTCAGAGCTTTTCGGTATTATCTGTAGAGGAAAAGGAGATCTTGGAACTACGATATAAAGAGGAGATGAAGTTTTCCGAGATCGGGGAGATAGTTGGTAAGAAGGAGGGTGCTGTGAAGATGCTTCTTTATCGTGCTATGGAAAAATTAAAAGAAGAATTGGAGGGTAAGATATAA
- a CDS encoding insulinase family protein encodes MVVNDPTNGYLTTIIGYMIPFGSHNDPLGKEGLANVLVDSYNYGTTKFPDATKLFIELERTGAVFSAEAGREDLFIYLSVPRENVETAKQLLDHIIEDVLTTEEILEKIKKTISTKRDEIQSDDRSQASKTFKEIVFQERPILGTKESFLKINLDDVKDAQAQVISDRILFRLIGPDNIQIENKEYSHKRDLIKSKLTDRVRYLERDLEQKVLYLGYQTPGSFGTNYEVRQVASSIIYSGLTGIAMDRIRHDLSAAYYTAYSHDVLIDRGTAYLFAGLSEKNVPLVAKIMLEIYQDVRSGRYDEKQFDMAKAYFKGKLDRAYDSPSGVISLYLSYAIRGAPIPSYDDLVEGIAKVSKKDISELFERFLSKGQPYLVVNGSLSEETRTKLQDILSNA; translated from the coding sequence ATGGTGGTAAACGATCCAACTAATGGATATCTTACAACGATCATAGGTTATATGATCCCGTTCGGATCGCACAATGACCCTTTGGGTAAAGAAGGACTTGCTAATGTTCTTGTGGATTCCTATAACTACGGGACTACTAAATTCCCTGATGCAACAAAGTTATTTATCGAATTGGAAAGAACTGGAGCCGTTTTTTCAGCTGAAGCAGGACGTGAGGATCTCTTCATCTACCTTTCTGTCCCAAGAGAAAATGTCGAAACTGCAAAGCAACTCTTGGATCACATCATAGAAGATGTACTGACAACCGAAGAGATACTGGAGAAGATAAAAAAGACAATTTCTACTAAACGAGATGAGATCCAGTCAGATGATAGGAGTCAAGCCAGCAAAACTTTCAAGGAGATCGTCTTTCAGGAAAGACCTATATTAGGAACAAAAGAATCATTCCTTAAAATTAACCTAGATGATGTAAAAGATGCTCAAGCTCAAGTCATTTCGGATCGTATCCTGTTTAGATTGATCGGACCTGATAATATACAAATTGAAAACAAAGAGTACTCACACAAGAGGGATCTCATAAAGAGCAAGTTGACAGATCGAGTTAGATATCTAGAAAGAGATCTTGAGCAGAAGGTTCTATATCTTGGTTATCAGACCCCCGGATCTTTTGGGACTAATTATGAGGTACGTCAGGTTGCAAGTTCTATAATCTATAGTGGATTGACGGGTATTGCGATGGATAGGATACGTCACGACCTCTCGGCAGCATACTATACTGCTTATTCACATGATGTGCTAATTGACCGGGGCACGGCATATCTTTTTGCGGGTTTGTCCGAAAAGAATGTTCCGTTAGTAGCCAAGATCATGTTAGAGATCTATCAGGACGTTAGGTCTGGAAGATACGATGAAAAGCAATTTGACATGGCAAAAGCCTATTTCAAAGGGAAGTTAGATCGTGCATACGATTCCCCTTCTGGTGTTATATCTCTCTATCTATCATATGCGATCAGGGGAGCTCCGATCCCGAGTTATGACGATCTAGTTGAAGGTATTGCGAAGGTTTCAAAGAAAGATATCTCTGAACTGTTCGAAAGATTTCTGTCCAAAGGACAGCCATATCTTGTAGTAAACGGTAGCTTATCTGAGGAAACACGTACTAAATTACAAGATATCCTATCTAATGCCTAA
- a CDS encoding Ig-like domain-containing protein produces the protein MKKRNIRSKFNTKEMKVDKDLELSVERLFSNIAESESNEDLSAIDAKLADRLVKGGYVEDDAPLVRKLTPKSSRSTYTYFLANILIASLVLLLILTTGAITYLWPQDDDLNPQDPPPIPPIASIATPTALLRPTKLTDSGYVAADSKFQISTTDQIEDPTTLISISPNVKYDVEQTLVDGRVIIELTPTTPLEKGGKYTITMLAGAGEDEPTEWVVPVEPELEIVSFKPTDQSMNVNVDSDIEVEFNNMNIDLDTISDHISLSPNTVFTTKSSGNVLTIHPVLKLLAKTTYTLTIDGNLKNKDGVSLGRDRSISFTTTDRRDEVILKWDFPHDDVIMNRSIIAHASSSVNDTVRYQVYEIEANTAEGQIESITMSTANGLVEPIYTQLIQSAENLIYTPPKTGAYLLVADDGFERKGLKVIVTDLMIHFRETGDDLVGWVFDANTGTARSDVSIVARTESDEMTTSTNSEGYFEVSSKATRLQFTTETEVLTYDAPFTDIPPASISGNGTRSSLLKAYFDKPEYLPGDKVNYQIPLSEVLQEISGIVPGDIISIRVYESGISEQLQLYSQDHKVKGEEILKGTFELKVNDITDPVSFEVSKGDEILYRSNILIRARYNDSKLMLTQNKDELLLGESAKITLSSYDDLGSASVKIYRTSVDEALYQSTDQNDAFWADKEYVIDEAILLDEDGTTDYLFTPFYNDDLSNEQLYYVIITDEEGGVIGTSQYMVYELPMKISVIIEDPVIEQNGSAVIDIESTSVSDDSSMQDGSISVSLLKVSLASTDPATIYDPYLNRDISVSTSVSTKVENVFTTRSQLIKGKAQITISDLTDGIYSVQVSISGSETTFRNIIIVGGGSTSPQTDTQSIDLQFTQSNGSVNIRANSTSGGEGEVEAIAYDNSDPTRYALGSPGRVDLKVGSGDAVVCMLFPEFGKYNTLWATGCSRYRSDVQGVSVVEP, from the coding sequence ATGAAAAAACGTAATATCAGATCAAAATTTAATACGAAGGAGATGAAGGTAGATAAGGATCTAGAATTATCGGTAGAAAGACTTTTTTCAAATATTGCCGAGAGTGAGTCCAACGAGGATCTGTCTGCTATAGATGCGAAATTAGCAGACAGACTGGTCAAAGGGGGGTATGTTGAAGACGATGCGCCTCTAGTAAGAAAGCTCACTCCGAAGAGCTCTAGATCGACATATACTTACTTTTTAGCAAATATTCTGATCGCATCCCTTGTACTACTTCTGATCTTGACCACCGGAGCTATAACGTACCTATGGCCTCAGGATGATGATCTGAACCCACAAGATCCACCTCCTATCCCTCCTATAGCTTCTATCGCCACCCCAACCGCTCTCCTGCGACCGACCAAACTCACGGATTCGGGCTATGTTGCTGCCGACAGTAAATTCCAGATCAGCACTACAGATCAGATCGAGGATCCCACAACATTGATCTCGATCTCTCCAAATGTGAAATATGATGTTGAGCAGACTTTAGTTGATGGTCGAGTGATCATTGAATTGACTCCAACGACACCGTTAGAGAAAGGTGGGAAATATACGATCACAATGTTGGCAGGAGCAGGAGAAGATGAGCCTACTGAATGGGTAGTTCCTGTCGAACCAGAACTGGAAATAGTTTCCTTCAAGCCTACTGATCAATCGATGAACGTCAATGTAGATTCTGATATTGAGGTAGAGTTCAACAATATGAATATCGATCTTGATACCATTTCTGATCATATATCTCTTTCTCCAAATACAGTATTTACAACAAAATCTTCAGGAAATGTGTTGACTATCCATCCAGTTTTGAAATTACTCGCAAAGACTACATACACCTTAACGATAGACGGGAATTTGAAAAATAAGGACGGTGTATCACTAGGAAGGGATCGATCGATATCATTTACCACGACGGATAGAAGAGATGAGGTCATATTGAAATGGGATTTTCCCCATGATGATGTGATCATGAACAGAAGTATCATAGCTCATGCATCTTCATCTGTTAACGACACTGTCCGATACCAGGTCTACGAGATAGAAGCTAATACTGCAGAAGGTCAGATAGAAAGTATAACAATGTCTACTGCAAATGGACTTGTTGAGCCAATTTATACTCAATTGATACAATCCGCAGAAAATTTGATCTATACACCACCTAAGACCGGTGCTTATCTCCTTGTCGCAGATGATGGTTTTGAAAGGAAAGGTTTGAAAGTGATAGTAACAGACCTGATGATCCATTTTAGAGAAACGGGAGATGATCTCGTTGGATGGGTCTTTGATGCAAATACTGGAACTGCGCGTTCAGATGTTTCTATAGTAGCTAGGACAGAAAGCGATGAAATGACTACTAGTACAAATTCGGAAGGTTATTTTGAAGTATCTTCTAAGGCAACAAGGCTACAATTCACCACAGAGACCGAAGTGCTGACATATGACGCACCATTCACAGATATACCTCCTGCTTCGATCTCGGGTAATGGGACCAGAAGTTCCTTGTTAAAGGCGTATTTTGACAAACCTGAGTACCTTCCTGGCGATAAGGTGAATTACCAGATCCCTCTTAGTGAAGTACTCCAAGAGATCTCTGGAATAGTTCCTGGAGACATCATATCGATCAGAGTATACGAATCCGGGATCTCAGAACAACTACAGCTTTATTCACAAGATCACAAAGTAAAGGGTGAGGAGATCCTTAAGGGAACATTCGAGCTAAAGGTGAATGATATAACAGATCCAGTCAGTTTCGAAGTATCTAAAGGAGATGAGATACTGTATCGATCAAATATACTCATCAGGGCGAGATATAATGATTCTAAGCTCATGCTGACTCAAAATAAAGATGAGTTACTACTTGGTGAGAGTGCCAAGATCACGCTCAGTTCATATGATGATCTCGGATCCGCCTCTGTAAAGATATATAGAACGTCTGTAGATGAAGCTCTATACCAATCAACGGATCAGAACGATGCCTTCTGGGCCGATAAAGAGTATGTGATTGATGAAGCGATACTTTTGGATGAAGATGGTACGACAGACTACCTGTTTACACCTTTTTACAATGATGATCTGAGTAATGAACAGCTTTACTATGTGATAATCACTGACGAGGAGGGTGGTGTTATCGGAACTTCTCAATACATGGTCTATGAATTACCTATGAAGATAAGTGTGATCATCGAGGATCCAGTAATTGAGCAGAATGGTAGTGCTGTTATTGATATCGAATCAACATCAGTTTCAGATGATAGCTCAATGCAAGATGGGTCGATCTCTGTGTCTTTATTAAAAGTATCATTAGCATCAACAGATCCGGCGACAATCTACGATCCGTATTTGAATCGAGATATAAGTGTATCTACCTCAGTCTCTACGAAAGTTGAAAATGTTTTTACAACAAGATCTCAGTTAATAAAAGGAAAAGCACAGATAACGATATCAGATCTCACAGATGGAATATATTCTGTGCAGGTGAGTATCTCGGGATCTGAGACCACTTTTCGCAATATCATCATAGTTGGTGGCGGTTCAACCTCTCCTCAAACTGATACCCAGAGTATAGATCTGCAGTTTACGCAGAGTAACGGATCTGTAAATATTCGTGCTAATAGCACTTCTGGTGGTGAGGGCGAGGTGGAGGCGATAGCGTATGATAACTCCGATCCTACAAGGTACGCACTAGGTTCTCCTGGTCGGGTTGATCTGAAGGTCGGTTCCGGGGATGCGGTCGTGTGTATGTTGTTCCCTGAATTTGGTAAATACAATACATTATGGGCGACGGGTTGTTCGCGTTATCGCTCTGATGTACAGGGTGTATCGGTTGTTGAGCCGTGA
- a CDS encoding deoxyribonuclease IV: MRFLGAHVSASGGLANAIKNGEELGVNSIQTMFSAPMRWAMKEVEQKEVENFIEAQKNSSIKKLLIHGIYLINLARQDKQMFHMSKVSLMNHLDALSRMEEVVIDNGSDLEILGITFHPGSAKDLTPEDGVKRISQGLNWILEKVPGSKILLESSAGAGNIMGDKLEELAEMVDGVEQKDRMGYVLDTQHMFVSGYDWVNDLEGVVSQIESTIGLQNVKAIHLNDSMKPFASNRDRHADLGKGEIGLEAIRKIVNHQKFRAIPFLLETPALKSMDTAKKEVELLQEIAI, encoded by the coding sequence ATGCGATTTTTAGGAGCACATGTTTCTGCCTCAGGAGGATTAGCAAATGCAATAAAGAATGGCGAAGAATTAGGAGTCAATTCGATACAAACAATGTTTTCAGCCCCTATGAGGTGGGCAATGAAAGAGGTTGAACAGAAAGAAGTCGAGAATTTCATTGAAGCACAGAAAAATAGCTCAATAAAGAAGCTTCTTATTCATGGAATATATCTGATCAATCTAGCCCGACAGGATAAACAGATGTTCCATATGAGCAAAGTGTCCTTGATGAATCATCTAGACGCACTCAGTCGTATGGAAGAAGTGGTGATAGATAACGGATCTGACCTTGAGATCTTAGGGATAACTTTTCACCCCGGTTCAGCTAAGGATCTGACTCCGGAAGATGGTGTGAAAAGGATATCTCAAGGATTGAATTGGATCCTAGAAAAAGTTCCAGGAAGCAAGATCTTGCTAGAATCTTCTGCTGGAGCGGGAAATATTATGGGTGATAAGTTAGAGGAACTGGCTGAGATGGTAGATGGGGTAGAGCAGAAAGATAGAATGGGTTATGTTTTAGATACTCAACATATGTTCGTTTCTGGTTATGACTGGGTAAATGATCTGGAGGGAGTTGTATCACAGATAGAGAGTACTATTGGTCTACAAAATGTTAAAGCTATACACCTAAATGATTCTATGAAGCCATTCGCTTCGAATCGTGATAGACATGCAGATCTAGGTAAGGGTGAGATAGGTCTTGAAGCGATCAGAAAAATCGTCAATCACCAGAAGTTTCGTGCGATCCCATTCCTTTTAGAAACTCCCGCTTTAAAGAGTATGGATACCGCAAAAAAGGAGGTGGAACTATTACAAGAGATCGCTATTTAA